The following coding sequences lie in one Prevotella nigrescens genomic window:
- the cas2 gene encoding CRISPR-associated endonuclease Cas2, with translation MLDSYRFNEYRVMWILVFFDLPTETKKDKKAYTNFRQFLVKDGFTMFQFSIYVRHCASMENAEVHMKRIRAHLPRHGDVGILYITDKQFANIQLFSCEKPKPPNAPGQQLELF, from the coding sequence ATGTTAGATAGTTATCGTTTCAACGAATATCGTGTCATGTGGATTCTCGTGTTTTTCGACTTACCAACTGAGACTAAGAAAGATAAAAAGGCTTATACTAACTTTCGTCAGTTCTTAGTGAAAGACGGCTTTACTATGTTTCAGTTCTCTATCTATGTGCGTCATTGTGCGAGTATGGAAAATGCCGAAGTCCACATGAAACGTATTCGTGCCCACCTTCCTCGTCATGGAGATGTGGGTATATTGTATATTACCGATAAGCAATTTGCCAATATTCAATTATTTTCTTGTGAGAAACCTAAGCCACCCAATGCACCCGGACAGCAATTAGAACTATTCTAA
- a CDS encoding MoaF-related domain-containing protein: MKKLVLAGTVIALVLSACHCKDNNKDISLTGKKATLTYPGMVANVKYLNDSTIHWKSIDENDSIDEQTKAMKMKKIDNGKFFISWIGDYGVTSSQVVDLNKKTFIEFYTSADILGNRVGQMIEGKYELDK; this comes from the coding sequence ATGAAGAAATTAGTTTTAGCAGGAACTGTTATAGCTCTTGTATTATCGGCTTGCCATTGTAAGGACAACAACAAAGATATATCGTTGACAGGAAAGAAAGCTACCCTAACCTATCCGGGCATGGTAGCCAATGTGAAGTATCTAAACGATAGCACCATTCATTGGAAATCTATAGACGAAAACGATAGCATTGACGAACAAACTAAAGCAATGAAAATGAAAAAGATAGACAATGGAAAGTTCTTTATTAGCTGGATAGGAGACTATGGTGTTACATCTAGTCAGGTGGTAGACCTAAATAAGAAGACTTTTATTGAGTTCTATACTTCGGCAGACATTTTAGGTAACCGAGTTGGTCAGATGATTGAAGGGAAATACGAGTTAGACAAATAA
- the cas9 gene encoding type II CRISPR RNA-guided endonuclease Cas9 (Cas9, originally named Csn1, is the large, multifunctional signature protein of type II CRISPR/Cas systems. It is well known even to general audiences because its RNA-guided endonuclease activity has made it a popular tool for custom editing of eukaryotic genomes.), translating to MKTILGLDLGPNSIGWAKVEVDDEGNYLRNIKLGSRIIPMTQDMLGDFDKGVKVSQTAIRTDFRGNRRLIERHLLRRERLHRVLHALKFLPKHYEDAIGWDRNEPATYGKFVNNSEPKLAWERQEDGSMRFLFMESFNEMVADFAQNQPSLVSDGKKIPLDWTIYYLRKKALTRPIKKEELAWILLNFNQKRGYYQLRGEEEEDNLTKRKEYYKLKVVGVEADGAPKGGKTWYNIHLENGWTARCQSKIPLDDWVGKVKEYIVTTEYEDDGKTPKCDKEGKVKRSFKSPEKDDWQLIKTRTEKFIDDSNKTVGAFIYDYLLEKPFDKIRGKYIRTIERKYYKNELREILREQTKYHEGLHSLEALKICAEELYKNNQQHQEYLLKKDMTFLLLNDLIFYQRPLKSKKSLIADCPYEVYKYDDKLTGKKGQKKIKCIAKSNPYYQEFRLWQFIANLRLFSVTDGKEVTAEYLKTEEDYVRLFSFLNDRKDIKQETFLRSFLKLKKESIGSEKIYPIRWNYIEDANKSYPCNATRHELLLAFDRADIPRELLDVEEREYRLWHLLYSIEAKEETESALRKLKANKAFGDLNIDDAFVNSFLKIKPFEKEYGAYSEKAIKKLLAVMRRGSLWKEADICEATKQNIAKILQNDIDEKLKKKIEAAVSSFNKLSDFQGLPTWLACYVVYGRHSEAAQIQCWQSPEDLKTYINKFKQHSLRNPIVEQCLLETLRTVYDIWKDAGQIDEIHIELGRNMKSTAEQRARKTKDILRNENTNLRIKNLLVELKNDDKIENVRPYSPSQQEILRIYEEGALQELSKEDEMFEDISKISKMAQPSPTELSRYKLWLEQKYRSPYTGRVIPLSKLFTTAYQIEHIIPQSRYFDDSFNNKVICESEVNSLKDNMLGYEFIKECGGRIVHCTLLGDVKIFTKEEYKDFVTKHYIDNTYKRDKLLLEDIPQEFSARQLNDSRYISKMVQTVLSNIVRAENEQEATSKFVVSCNGAITNRLKKDWGLNDVWSSIVCPRFKRLNEITKTNAFGHWEDKAGKHVFQTTVPLELQRGFSKKRIDHRHHAMDALVIACASRNIVNYLNNESANSPEKREDLRKKLCDEKRKIRKPWKTFTQDAREALSDVVVSFKNYVRVINKATNYYEHYSSSGNKVMISQKGNDMWAIRKPLHKESVFGRVNLCRKVIVSLKKALENIPAICDKTLRDYINALVEKHFNTRQLLAHFKSINYRLNRQCVEKVEVWQFSDEKIEMVARRKSLDTSFDDKQISSITDTGIQKILLNYLQTKDGNAEIAFTPEGIEEMNKNISLYNDGKAHQPILKVRVATPKGMKYPVGQTGNKATKFVVAEKGTNLYFAIYENELGVRSYDTIPLNIVVERLKEGLSPVPQANEADIPLKFYLSPNDLVYVPTKENEDELCRDRIYKFVDSSGTTANFVPHTSANTIYNVDKEYAEKCCNGAVFLNEYGLGSPQSKNQRALTGEMIKEICWKLKVDRLGNIIKVIK from the coding sequence GAACGGATTTTCGAGGCAATAGACGTTTAATAGAACGACATTTGTTGCGTCGTGAACGATTGCACAGGGTGCTACACGCATTAAAGTTTCTACCTAAACATTATGAAGATGCCATAGGGTGGGATAGAAACGAACCTGCCACATACGGTAAATTCGTTAATAATAGCGAGCCAAAATTAGCTTGGGAGAGACAAGAAGACGGGTCTATGCGTTTTCTCTTTATGGAATCGTTCAACGAGATGGTGGCAGATTTTGCCCAGAACCAACCATCATTAGTATCTGATGGAAAGAAAATACCGCTTGATTGGACCATTTATTATCTGCGAAAGAAAGCATTGACACGACCAATAAAGAAAGAAGAATTGGCTTGGATTCTGCTTAATTTCAATCAGAAGCGTGGCTATTACCAGTTGAGAGGCGAGGAAGAAGAAGATAATCTAACGAAACGTAAAGAGTATTATAAGTTGAAAGTTGTTGGAGTTGAAGCCGATGGAGCACCAAAAGGTGGGAAAACGTGGTACAATATACACTTAGAAAACGGATGGACAGCTCGTTGTCAGAGTAAGATACCATTAGATGACTGGGTTGGAAAGGTAAAAGAATATATTGTAACCACCGAATATGAGGACGATGGAAAAACGCCCAAATGCGATAAGGAAGGCAAAGTTAAGCGTTCGTTCAAATCTCCTGAAAAAGACGATTGGCAACTTATAAAGACCCGAACGGAGAAATTTATAGACGATTCGAATAAAACTGTAGGTGCATTTATATACGACTATCTTTTAGAAAAGCCGTTCGATAAGATTCGTGGAAAGTATATTCGCACGATAGAACGCAAGTATTATAAGAATGAATTGCGTGAAATTCTGCGCGAACAAACTAAGTATCATGAAGGATTACATAGCTTAGAAGCATTGAAAATATGTGCTGAAGAACTGTATAAGAATAACCAACAGCATCAGGAATACTTGTTGAAGAAAGATATGACATTTCTTCTTCTCAATGATTTGATATTCTATCAACGACCATTAAAAAGCAAGAAATCGTTAATAGCCGATTGTCCGTACGAAGTATATAAGTACGATGATAAGCTGACAGGCAAAAAGGGGCAGAAGAAAATAAAATGTATAGCTAAGTCTAATCCTTATTATCAGGAGTTCAGGTTGTGGCAGTTTATAGCCAATCTTCGCCTTTTCAGCGTAACAGACGGCAAAGAGGTAACAGCAGAATACCTTAAGACGGAAGAAGATTATGTCCGCTTATTTTCTTTTCTGAATGACCGGAAAGATATAAAACAAGAAACATTTTTGAGAAGTTTCCTAAAGCTGAAGAAAGAATCCATAGGTTCAGAGAAGATATATCCCATTCGTTGGAATTACATAGAAGATGCTAATAAAAGCTATCCGTGCAATGCTACTCGACATGAGTTGCTTCTTGCATTCGACAGAGCAGACATACCGCGTGAATTGTTAGATGTGGAAGAGAGAGAATACAGGCTTTGGCATCTGTTATATTCTATAGAAGCGAAAGAAGAAACAGAAAGCGCATTGCGTAAACTGAAAGCAAACAAAGCATTCGGCGACCTTAACATAGATGATGCTTTTGTTAATTCGTTCCTAAAAATAAAGCCTTTTGAAAAGGAGTATGGGGCATATTCTGAAAAAGCAATAAAGAAACTGTTAGCTGTTATGCGTAGAGGCAGTTTATGGAAAGAAGCTGATATTTGTGAGGCAACAAAGCAGAATATTGCCAAAATACTGCAAAACGATATTGATGAGAAGCTAAAAAAGAAAATAGAAGCGGCTGTTTCTTCATTTAATAAACTGTCAGATTTTCAAGGTTTGCCTACATGGCTTGCTTGTTATGTAGTGTATGGTCGGCACTCTGAGGCTGCGCAAATACAATGTTGGCAGTCTCCAGAAGATTTAAAGACTTATATAAACAAGTTTAAACAACACTCGCTTCGTAACCCAATAGTAGAACAATGTTTACTCGAAACACTTCGTACGGTGTACGATATATGGAAAGATGCAGGACAAATAGATGAAATCCATATAGAGTTAGGACGAAACATGAAGAGTACAGCGGAGCAACGAGCACGCAAAACAAAAGATATTCTACGTAATGAGAATACAAATTTGCGTATAAAAAATCTGCTGGTGGAACTGAAGAACGATGATAAGATAGAGAACGTACGTCCTTACTCGCCCTCACAACAGGAAATATTACGTATTTACGAAGAAGGTGCTTTGCAAGAGTTATCGAAAGAAGACGAGATGTTTGAAGATATTTCAAAGATATCGAAGATGGCGCAGCCTTCACCAACGGAACTTTCACGATATAAACTGTGGCTCGAACAGAAATATCGTTCACCTTATACAGGCAGGGTAATTCCTCTTTCGAAGCTGTTTACCACAGCTTATCAAATAGAGCATATCATTCCACAGAGTCGTTATTTCGACGATTCTTTCAATAATAAAGTTATTTGTGAATCGGAAGTAAATAGTTTGAAGGATAATATGTTGGGCTATGAGTTTATTAAGGAATGTGGAGGACGGATAGTACATTGCACATTGTTGGGTGATGTAAAGATTTTTACGAAGGAAGAATATAAAGATTTCGTAACCAAGCACTATATTGATAATACATATAAACGGGATAAACTTCTATTGGAAGATATCCCACAAGAGTTCTCAGCCCGACAACTGAATGACAGCAGATATATAAGTAAGATGGTACAAACCGTGCTGTCCAATATTGTCAGAGCCGAAAACGAACAAGAAGCAACGTCTAAATTCGTTGTGTCGTGCAATGGTGCAATAACCAATAGACTAAAGAAAGACTGGGGACTGAACGATGTTTGGAGTAGCATAGTGTGTCCACGCTTCAAGCGACTCAACGAAATAACAAAAACAAACGCATTCGGTCATTGGGAAGATAAAGCCGGTAAACATGTCTTTCAAACTACTGTTCCATTAGAATTGCAGCGTGGGTTTAGCAAGAAACGCATCGACCACCGGCACCATGCTATGGACGCGCTTGTTATTGCGTGTGCTTCGCGCAATATTGTTAATTATCTGAACAACGAATCGGCAAATAGTCCTGAGAAGCGTGAAGACCTGCGTAAAAAGCTTTGCGATGAGAAACGCAAGATTAGAAAACCATGGAAGACCTTTACGCAAGATGCTCGTGAAGCTTTAAGTGATGTAGTGGTTAGCTTTAAAAATTATGTGCGTGTTATTAATAAAGCTACCAATTACTACGAACATTATAGTTCATCTGGCAATAAAGTTATGATCTCGCAAAAAGGAAATGATATGTGGGCTATCAGGAAACCACTGCACAAAGAATCTGTCTTCGGTCGTGTGAATCTCTGCAGAAAGGTTATTGTCAGCCTAAAAAAGGCTTTAGAGAATATTCCCGCTATTTGCGATAAAACTCTTCGCGACTATATTAATGCTTTGGTTGAGAAGCATTTTAATACACGACAATTGTTAGCACACTTCAAAAGCATTAACTATCGGTTGAACAGGCAATGTGTCGAGAAGGTAGAAGTGTGGCAGTTCAGCGATGAAAAAATAGAGATGGTGGCAAGAAGAAAATCACTCGACACATCGTTCGATGACAAACAAATATCGTCTATTACCGATACTGGTATCCAGAAAATCTTATTAAATTATCTTCAAACGAAAGATGGTAATGCGGAAATAGCCTTCACGCCCGAAGGTATTGAAGAGATGAATAAGAACATCTCTCTATATAATGACGGTAAAGCACACCAGCCGATACTGAAAGTGAGAGTGGCAACACCAAAAGGAATGAAATATCCCGTGGGACAAACAGGCAATAAAGCTACTAAATTTGTAGTAGCAGAAAAGGGAACAAACCTTTATTTTGCCATCTATGAAAATGAATTAGGGGTACGTAGTTACGATACAATTCCATTAAATATTGTGGTAGAGCGACTAAAAGAGGGGCTGAGTCCAGTACCCCAAGCCAATGAAGCTGACATTCCACTTAAGTTTTACTTATCGCCTAACGATTTGGTGTATGTCCCAACTAAGGAAAATGAAGATGAGTTATGTAGAGATAGAATCTACAAATTCGTTGATTCAAGTGGTACAACTGCCAATTTCGTTCCTCACACATCGGCTAATACTATTTATAATGTAGATAAAGAATATGCCGAAAAATGCTGTAATGGTGCTGTTTTTCTGAATGAGTATGGACTTGGTAGCCCACAGTCAAAGAATCAACGTGCCCTAACTGGTGAAATGATTAAAGAAATCTGCTGGAAACTTAAGGTAGATCGCTTGGGGAATATCATCAAAGTTATCAAGTAA
- a CDS encoding aldo/keto reductase — MEYTKLTNGVEMPLLGYGVFRVPADECERCVSDALSVGYRLIDTAQVYRNEEGVGSAWRKSGIARNELFIVTKVWITNSGEERAAESIDESLRKLQTDYVDLLLIHQPYGDVFGTWRAMEKAYKDGKARAIGVSNFQAGRFFDFVNFADTKPMVNQLQCNTLAQQKDIQPFLAETGTKTMAWGPLGGQGADGIVKSELLASIGQKYGKSAAQVALRWLIQRGIVAIPKSSHIERMKQNIDVFDFSLTNDDMAQIETMNQSDTGFRNYTDPQYIKHLIEF, encoded by the coding sequence ATGGAATATACTAAATTAACAAATGGCGTAGAGATGCCATTATTAGGATATGGCGTGTTCAGAGTACCGGCAGACGAGTGCGAACGGTGTGTAAGCGATGCGCTTTCTGTGGGCTACAGACTGATAGACACAGCACAAGTATATCGCAACGAAGAGGGTGTGGGCAGTGCATGGCGCAAGAGTGGCATTGCGAGGAACGAACTTTTTATTGTAACCAAGGTATGGATTACCAATTCGGGAGAAGAACGAGCAGCGGAAAGCATAGACGAAAGTTTGCGCAAACTGCAAACCGACTACGTAGACTTGTTGCTTATCCATCAGCCTTACGGCGATGTGTTTGGCACGTGGCGCGCAATGGAGAAAGCATATAAAGATGGTAAGGCACGTGCCATTGGCGTATCGAACTTTCAGGCAGGACGCTTCTTCGACTTCGTAAACTTTGCCGACACAAAACCAATGGTAAACCAATTGCAGTGCAACACGTTGGCACAACAAAAGGACATTCAGCCATTCCTGGCAGAAACAGGAACAAAAACAATGGCATGGGGTCCACTGGGCGGACAAGGTGCCGATGGTATTGTGAAGAGCGAACTGCTTGCAAGCATCGGACAGAAGTATGGCAAATCGGCAGCACAGGTGGCTCTCCGCTGGCTAATTCAGCGCGGCATAGTTGCCATACCAAAGAGTAGCCATATAGAACGTATGAAACAGAACATCGATGTCTTCGACTTTTCGCTAACAAATGACGATATGGCGCAGATAGAAACAATGAATCAATCGGACACTGGTTTCAGAAATTACACAGATCCACAATATATAAAGCATCTGATAGAGTTTTAA
- a CDS encoding GLPGLI family protein has translation MMLRVFFTTFVCLSATLFAHAKPTDKEKIDKVKYEIIYHTKSITDTTKVDSLGNFIYSEEDMRLDVGEQVSFFYSYSNALYEQQRIEMMNKGNFSPPSTHSGHIYWKLFKNFPTGKTTYVDHVFRDGFRVVEPIEQPQWELIPDSTARILGYDCQMARCNYKGRQWFAWFTTDIPIDNGPWKLDGLPGLVLRAYDNSLHYIFDCIGLKQTDGTRNMVFDDRFNGYEEISMRRLQQLKASTTPFDAINRGGKGVTFRVVSGSVNGKLTEAQQEAMRKQMQKRQPQNPIERL, from the coding sequence ATGATGCTAAGAGTGTTTTTTACTACTTTCGTCTGTCTTTCTGCTACGCTTTTTGCTCACGCAAAGCCAACGGATAAGGAGAAGATAGACAAGGTAAAGTACGAAATTATCTACCATACGAAGAGCATTACCGACACCACGAAGGTCGATTCGCTCGGCAATTTCATCTACAGCGAGGAGGATATGCGCCTCGATGTGGGCGAGCAAGTGAGCTTCTTTTATAGCTATTCCAATGCTCTCTACGAGCAACAGCGCATCGAAATGATGAACAAAGGCAACTTTTCTCCGCCTTCAACCCACAGCGGACACATCTATTGGAAGCTGTTCAAGAACTTTCCAACAGGCAAAACAACCTACGTAGACCATGTTTTCCGTGATGGATTTCGTGTAGTAGAACCCATAGAGCAGCCCCAGTGGGAGCTGATACCCGACAGTACAGCCCGCATTCTCGGCTACGACTGCCAGATGGCACGCTGCAATTACAAAGGCAGACAATGGTTTGCATGGTTCACAACCGACATTCCCATCGATAACGGACCGTGGAAATTGGACGGATTACCGGGACTTGTGCTCCGTGCATACGACAATTCGCTCCATTATATCTTCGATTGCATTGGATTGAAGCAGACCGACGGCACACGCAACATGGTGTTCGATGACCGTTTTAACGGTTACGAGGAAATCTCGATGCGACGTTTGCAGCAGCTGAAAGCCAGCACCACGCCTTTCGATGCCATCAACAGAGGCGGCAAAGGAGTAACATTCCGCGTGGTAAGCGGCAGTGTTAATGGCAAGCTAACCGAAGCACAGCAAGAGGCGATGCGCAAGCAAATGCAGAAAAGACAACCACAAAACCCAATAGAAAGATTATGA
- a CDS encoding GLPGLI family protein, whose translation MKRIILTTAALALAVLTVSAKPNKKDENKVIDKLKYTITYRTKSVRDTTKLDPAGRYNYENEDMQLEVGEKVSYFYSATYRAYIENLRKSLDGNNIQIETSSPARGNLLMDFYRGYPTGKSTYLGEVLGEKFRITEPLEQPKWDIIADSTKQILNYACQMARCKFKGRTWTAWFTTDIPLDNGPWKLCGLPGLILRAYDAKQQYIFDCVGMKQAKEGENITYNSDFDKYAASTMKEFVDYQRKAVPEDILATQGIKIEVPEEMKAEVMKALAKPQPSNPLEL comes from the coding sequence ATGAAACGTATTATTTTAACAACGGCAGCACTCGCCCTTGCAGTGCTCACCGTAAGTGCAAAACCCAACAAAAAGGACGAAAACAAAGTTATCGACAAGCTCAAGTACACCATTACCTATCGGACAAAGAGCGTACGCGACACCACAAAACTCGACCCTGCAGGTCGTTATAACTATGAAAACGAAGACATGCAGCTCGAAGTTGGCGAGAAGGTAAGCTACTTTTACAGTGCCACCTACCGCGCTTATATAGAGAATTTGCGGAAGTCTCTCGATGGAAACAATATTCAGATAGAAACTTCAAGTCCTGCGCGTGGCAACCTCTTGATGGACTTCTATCGTGGCTACCCGACAGGAAAGTCTACTTATTTAGGCGAGGTGCTTGGCGAAAAATTCCGCATCACCGAGCCTTTAGAGCAACCAAAGTGGGACATTATAGCCGATAGCACAAAGCAAATTCTCAACTACGCCTGCCAGATGGCGCGCTGTAAGTTTAAAGGACGCACGTGGACAGCTTGGTTCACCACCGATATTCCATTGGACAACGGACCTTGGAAGCTGTGTGGATTGCCCGGATTGATACTTCGTGCCTACGATGCCAAGCAACAATACATTTTCGATTGCGTGGGCATGAAACAGGCAAAGGAAGGCGAAAACATTACTTACAACTCCGATTTTGACAAGTATGCTGCTTCAACAATGAAGGAATTTGTAGACTATCAGCGCAAGGCTGTACCCGAAGACATACTGGCAACGCAGGGAATAAAGATAGAAGTGCCCGAAGAAATGAAGGCTGAGGTGATGAAGGCATTGGCAAAACCGCAGCCCAGTAACCCACTTGAACTGTAA
- the crcB gene encoding fluoride efflux transporter CrcB, whose protein sequence is MFKNIMLVGFGSFFGGVVRYLVTRMLSAMVVSSYPFGTFAVNVLGCFIIGFVSALPVGSSLSPNTRLLLTTGLCGGFTTFSTFMNENATLLKDGMHTTALLYTFASFLVGFLAVVGGQQAARIF, encoded by the coding sequence ATGTTCAAAAACATTATGCTTGTGGGCTTCGGCAGCTTTTTCGGTGGTGTAGTTCGCTATCTTGTAACACGCATGTTGTCGGCTATGGTGGTTTCCTCCTATCCTTTTGGCACGTTTGCCGTGAATGTTCTGGGTTGCTTCATCATTGGTTTTGTCTCGGCTTTGCCCGTTGGCAGCTCGCTCAGTCCTAACACTCGCCTACTGCTGACAACAGGATTATGTGGCGGTTTTACCACTTTCTCAACCTTTATGAACGAGAATGCCACGCTTTTGAAAGACGGAATGCACACCACGGCGTTACTTTATACTTTTGCCAGCTTTCTTGTTGGCTTCCTTGCAGTAGTTGGAGGACAGCAAGCAGCACGCATCTTTTAG
- a CDS encoding ABC transporter ATP-binding protein, whose protein sequence is MEIKIENLKKIYGQNTVINIPELTLHNGELVGLVGNNGAGKTTLMRLILDLIRANEGRVLSNGSPVNECFEWKKYTGSFVDKGFLIDYYTPEEFFDFIAGVYGIDSATLAERLQGFESLMRDEIMGTGKLIRDFSEGNRQKIGIIGAMIVNPKILILDEPFNYLDPSSQINIARIIHEVNQQHGTTVLISSHNLNFISEICNRIILMEKGGILKDLTNADEAAAKELQSYFEGM, encoded by the coding sequence ATGGAAATAAAGATAGAGAATTTAAAGAAGATTTACGGACAGAACACCGTGATAAACATACCTGAACTGACGCTGCACAATGGCGAGCTCGTAGGACTTGTGGGCAATAATGGTGCGGGGAAGACCACACTGATGCGCCTTATACTCGACCTTATCCGTGCCAACGAGGGGCGAGTACTATCGAATGGCAGCCCTGTAAACGAGTGTTTCGAGTGGAAGAAATACACTGGTTCGTTTGTAGACAAGGGTTTTCTCATCGATTACTATACACCAGAAGAGTTCTTCGACTTCATTGCAGGCGTCTACGGCATCGACAGCGCAACACTCGCAGAACGTCTGCAGGGCTTCGAATCGCTGATGCGCGACGAGATTATGGGCACCGGAAAGCTCATTCGCGACTTTTCCGAGGGCAACCGACAGAAAATCGGCATCATCGGAGCCATGATAGTGAACCCCAAAATACTCATTCTCGACGAGCCTTTCAACTATCTCGACCCATCGTCGCAGATAAACATAGCACGCATTATCCACGAGGTAAACCAGCAACACGGCACCACCGTGCTGATTTCGAGCCACAATCTGAACTTCATTTCCGAAATTTGCAACCGCATAATACTGATGGAAAAGGGGGGCATCTTGAAGGATTTAACCAACGCCGACGAAGCTGCAGCAAAGGAATTGCAAAGCTATTTCGAGGGAATGTAG
- a CDS encoding DUF5687 family protein — protein MVWQESALCEELENNNKLDYRYMLKQLIQLQIVKKRRNFKWKNLFLATYFYMLIALIIVSTFAEMDSRIWKTFVQLDWKNIVPIVASMMLLPDILSKLIFKTDSAIMDAYIKSRPISKRTWIYFISITNLFNFWTLAWALPLSIGCFFVMPFGTAFVSALLLLSVSYINSLAVVALRTSQGWEWKWATIVGWLMWWSLTFVHGLNLFGMSWGIHITLFFVLTVIGITTGIYYLQCLNSYDESKRKQETINKSHRSAFFIEMRPFLRGKRLRLILIFPVLLVAQAFWSASMGPDDGDASGSNLLLPLAIIAPSVMVLQLTFALEGNYFDGLWTRPVSIAHLLFRKYYTAIPLTIGSFLLLLPTYFLYGTSLFVLVGSLLFALGFANVFILTYCFRTKAMDIFASGFMNTQGTDFSASSFAIAFTVMIGPMLMVSFLPPMVYGIVLSVLGLTGIVLHKPAIAWIARRYEANRYRHFERYRNK, from the coding sequence GTGGTGTGGCAAGAGAGTGCACTCTGCGAAGAATTAGAAAATAACAACAAACTCGACTATAGATACATGTTAAAACAACTCATACAACTACAAATAGTAAAGAAACGGCGCAACTTTAAATGGAAGAATCTCTTCCTTGCTACATATTTCTACATGCTCATAGCCTTGATAATCGTATCCACCTTTGCAGAGATGGACAGCAGAATATGGAAAACATTTGTACAGTTAGATTGGAAAAACATTGTCCCCATAGTAGCTTCCATGATGCTCTTGCCCGATATTCTCTCGAAACTTATATTCAAGACGGACTCCGCCATTATGGACGCATACATAAAGTCTCGTCCTATTAGTAAACGGACGTGGATATATTTTATAAGCATAACCAACCTGTTCAACTTCTGGACGCTGGCATGGGCACTGCCGTTAAGCATTGGCTGTTTCTTCGTAATGCCTTTCGGCACAGCGTTCGTGTCTGCTCTGCTGCTGCTCTCCGTGTCTTATATCAACAGTTTAGCCGTTGTTGCCCTCAGAACCTCGCAGGGCTGGGAATGGAAATGGGCAACCATTGTGGGCTGGCTCATGTGGTGGTCGCTGACATTTGTACACGGTCTAAACCTCTTCGGCATGTCGTGGGGCATACACATCACCTTGTTTTTTGTCTTAACCGTGATAGGTATTACAACTGGAATATACTATTTGCAATGCCTAAATAGCTACGACGAAAGCAAGCGGAAGCAAGAAACCATAAACAAATCGCACCGCTCGGCTTTCTTTATAGAGATGCGTCCTTTCCTTAGAGGCAAGCGATTGCGCCTTATTCTGATATTCCCCGTACTGCTTGTTGCGCAAGCTTTCTGGTCTGCCTCTATGGGACCGGACGACGGAGACGCTTCCGGCAGCAACTTACTGCTGCCTCTTGCCATTATCGCACCGTCGGTAATGGTGCTGCAACTTACGTTTGCATTGGAAGGAAACTACTTCGACGGACTGTGGACGCGCCCCGTAAGCATTGCGCATCTGCTGTTCCGGAAGTACTATACAGCCATTCCGCTTACCATAGGCAGCTTCTTGTTGCTGCTGCCCACTTATTTCTTGTATGGTACCAGCCTATTCGTTCTGGTGGGGAGCCTGCTCTTTGCGCTGGGCTTTGCCAATGTGTTTATACTCACTTACTGCTTCCGCACCAAGGCAATGGATATCTTTGCCTCGGGCTTTATGAATACGCAAGGCACCGATTTCAGTGCTTCGAGCTTTGCAATCGCCTTCACCGTGATGATAGGACCGATGCTCATGGTGTCGTTTCTTCCGCCAATGGTGTACGGAATCGTGCTCAGTGTCCTCGGTCTGACAGGCATCGTGTTGCACAAACCTGCCATTGCGTGGATAGCACGCCGCTACGAGGCAAATCGCTATCGCCACTTTGAACGTTACAGAAACAAGTAA